TCACCATAACGCCATTTACCACTCTTGGAAAGGAGAATTGATAGGATTGTTGCATTTCATCAAAATAAGCATCGTCTACTGGCAACGCATAGTTGTGTAGATAGGATGGTATCATCTCTTTTACATATTTTACTGCTTGAGCAAGCGCTTCTTTTTGCGTCAGTAATTTCTCTTTACTTGGCTTTTCTCCATTTTGTTGTAATATGTCTCTGGTGATGTCGTAATACTGAGTAATTTCGCCGGTGCTCTTATTAATTTCCAAACTTGTTCCATGTCCGCCATTCGCATAGTCATACATATAGTCCACACGGATTATATTCTGACCGTTATAATTTTGAACCTCGTCTATTGCATTAATGGTTAGTTTAATTTTATTCGACTTTGATTTTGATTGGATAAATTTTTCTGCAATTTTCTTTGCCTCTTCTAAAATAACTCCTTTATGTTTTGGAGGAATTGGTTTCGCAGAAATTTTTTCTAGTTTTGTTTTCTTTGGACTTTCTTCTAAGTAACCATTTGAAGTAAGCCACTTACCAGTAGAAGCTTGAATTCCTTGTGTTTTGGAAGATGGTTGGTAAACGAGCTTAACACGGCGTTCACCTGTTCTGTAGTCCATATCTAATTGATATTGTAATTCAACAGCAAGATTATCTTTCGCTTTCTTTAATAGCTTATCTTTATCTATTAATTGTTTAGTAGCTTCAAAGGTAGCAGATCTTTTATAAGGGCTCATGTAAAAGTTAGTCACTTCGCCATTTCCTAGAACAGTTATCTCAATTCTTTGATCAGAAATGGGTACTTTGTTTTTGGTGCGAGTAAAGGAAAAGTTATAACGAATGGGCTCTGTTAAAATTTGTTGTGGATAATAATCGAAAGAGTCTGTTTCTAGTTGATATTCTTGATCGGCAATAAATTTTTGCATAAATTGATCTGCAATTTTTCTTGCTTCTTCTTTGGATACTTTTGCAGGAAATAGTGCATCTTTTTCATTCGTTGGTTGAAAGTAAAACGATTCAATTTCTAAATTTTCTCCTACAAATCCAACACTACCGTACAAGGATTTTCCATTTAGTAACTTATTGAAGGATAAATTATACCGAACCTCTTTATCATCATAATAGTAGTAACCGGTTCCCATTTGAAAATCACTCGCTGTTAAATAGTCAAACTGTTTTGGAAATAATGCTTGAAATTTCTTGATTAAATCATTCTTGGTGTAAACTTTTTCGGTAGCAGCTACTTGGATTTGTATTTTTTGTGGTGTTTCATTTCCTGTTGGAGAAGCATATGCAATGGATGACAACATGCCTAATGTTAATACGGAAGATGATAATGTAAAACCAACTTTCTTTAAATTAACCAATATAATCCCCCTATTTCAGTGGTGTTTGAGTTGGGCTCTAAACTGTGTAAAATGAAATCGTTTTTTCATGATTCCCTTTCTAATGGCAATTGGAAGCAATTCTATAGAGTCTATGAATGATAGCGTAGAAACATTCCATTGAAATAAAAAAAGATTTTCTATCTAATACTTAAATTAGGTAGAAAACCTTATAAGTGAATCAATTTTATAATTCAAATTTAGAGTATAAAACACGAACAATATTAAAGTGAAATGTAGAATATGTATAAGCTACTTTTCATAAATCAGAATGATTTCCGCTATAGGAGGACGTTTTCCGCAGAGTGAGCGATAGTTCATCACCGCTGGAGTCGCCGCCTGTCTCTCCAATCAATAAATTAAGAATTGTTCGTATTTTAATTATTAAATACTATTTATGAAATTAACTCGGCATTTGCCAATCCATTAATATTTCCTTAAAGGGACTTTTCTTGAAACTTTAGTACTCCTTTTATCCCGCTTCTAACATTTCCATAAAAGTTGCAGATACTTTTTCATACTCTTCGTCCGTTTCTAGTTCAGCTAGCTCCCCTCCATCAACATTTCGGTAAAAGAATACACCTACCTCTTTCTCGTTCTTTTCTTGCCCATCATCTGCAAATGCAAAAGCCGCGTATTCTTTATCTTCTATAGTTAGCAAACCGATTACTTCAATTTTTTGTTTCTGATTGTCTCGATCCATCACCGAAAGAATATCCCCAACCTCAATGCTTCCCATTTTTTCTAACATGACAAAACCCTCCTTATATTTTCATTCAATTAACGCTTCCAAATTAGTCTACCCTTCGAATGTTCGATTCATCCCCCAAAAATATAGATTGAATTTAAGTAACGCTAGAGTCCTTTAAGTGCACATTGTCTTCTTTAGTTTCAGAGTGCATTGGACGAAATAATTGCTACACTTTTACCGTTACTATGAGCTGCATCTATTACCATTTTAACAAGCCTTAGTATTGCATGATAATATGCTTCTTGAGCTAAAAGATGAGAGTGTCCACAACCAAATAATTGTAATATGCCCTCTTTCCTAAAGCTTTCTGCTATGTATTTTGGAGGCTATTTTTATATTCTTTTGTTCCCGCTCTGCTACATCCTGCAATAAACATTGTATCTCTTGAAAATAAGCATGCATTTGATTACCTATTAATCTCACTTATAAATTTATAACGATCTGCACGATATATACTACGTACTAATTCAAACGGAATACCATCAATTAGAAAACTAGTTCTTTTAATAATTAAACCCGCAGTCAAATCGTCCATTGCCAAACACTCACTATCTTCTTTGGATAAAATAGCAGCTTCAATTTCTTGAATTGCATTTCCTATTTTCTGATGACGATGTGTCTCTATTAGTGTATACAAAGATCCCATTATTTTCTTTTCATCTAGTTCAGGAAAAATTTTAACTGGTATAAATGTTCTTTCAATAGCCATTGGTTTTTCATCCGCGTATCTAATACGAACAACATAGAAAACTTCTTCCCTCTTCTCTAATTGCAAATCCTTCGCAATATCAAATGAAGGAATCATTTTTTCAAATTGGATAAGTTTATTACTAGGCTTCATTCCTCTTGCTTTCATATCTTCTGTAAAGCTTGTTAAACCATGTAAAGACTGCTCCCTCTTTGGATTAGCTACGAATGTGCCTCTTCCTTTTTCTCTATAGAGCAAATTAGTATTTACTAGGTTTGTAATAGATTGTCTGACAGTCATCCGACTAACACCTAGCTGTTCAGATAACTCTCGCTCGGAAGAAATATTCTCTCCAACCTTATATTCTCCTAGAAGAATGCGTTGCTTTAGCAATTCCTGTATTTGAACATAGATGGGGACATGAGAATTTTTATCTATCAAACCATTCATCGCCCTTCTTGATAACGGAACTATTATTTTTCAAATACAATATTGCCACGACAAATTGTTTTTTGTACCTGCAAATTTCTATCCATTAAAACTAAGTCCGCATCCAGACCTTCTGCGATATATCCTTTATTCTTTAGATTTAATTGCTTAGCAGCATTTCCAGAGGACATCAAAACAATCTCTTGTAAAGAACAGCCCGTTACATCTCGAATATTACGAACAGCTTGATCCATCGTTAGGATACTACCGGCCAGAGAACCATTTGGAAGATGTGCTCCATGTTCTGTAACATGAACTATTTGTCCTCCCAAATCATAGTCTCCATATGGCAATCCTTTCGCTCGCATAGCGTCCGTAATTAAAATAATTCCTTCCGCATGTTTTAAACGATATGCCATTTTTACGGCATTCCGATGACTATGGAAGAAGTCAACAATAATCTCTGTTTTAATCTTTTCTTCTATTAACACAGTCCCAACTACTCCCGGTTCACGATGATGAAAAGGGCTCATTTGGTTAAATAAATGTGTGGCTTGCTTAGCACCTAACTTTACAGCCTTTTCAACTTCTTCAGTAGTCGCATCTGAATGACCGATGGAAACAACAACGCCTTGATCACTAATTGCTTCTACAAATTTAAAGCCACTCGTTACTTCTGGTGCAACAGTTATTTGTTTTATACGTTTCCCACTTAGTTTTTGCCAACGATTAAATTGTTCTATAGAAGGTTCTATAACATGTTCAATTGGTTGTGCGCCAACTCGTTTTTGGGAAATATAAGGACCTTCTATATGTACCCCCAATAGTTCTGCTTCATCAACATTACTTTCAAAACGGCCAACATTCACTAAAGCATCCTCTATAGCATTCACCTGTTGTGTCATCGTTGTTGCTAAAAAACTCGTCGTTCCCTCTTTTAGCAAAGAACGTGCCATCCCTCTAAGTGTTTCCTCCGTTGCATCCATTGTGTCAAAGCCAGCGGACCCATGAATATGCATATCAATAAAACCAGGAAACAAAATCCACTCTTTAGAAGTACCATCGATTTGTTGATCCGCATCGAGCAATAAATTATTTCCTATCTTTTTGATTTTACCGTCCTCGAGAAATACATCACTTATGAAATCTTGATCATGATTCACTAATCTAACATTTGATATAAGTATCGTTTTTACCACTATTCATATCTCCTTAAAACCAGACTCGGAACTGTGTATTCTTTCTGGTTTCAACTATTTTATTTGGACTAGTTGTCTATACCAATTATAAAACGTTTTCATAATAATCAAAAGATATTATTCTTTATTTTCTAAATATTACACTTTTTATTTAATCAATTTCATAATTCAATAACTTAGCCTCAAAATCAGAACAAAGTTGATTTCTGCTTTAGGCGAACGTTTTCCGCTCCTATCAATAAAATGATTATTGTTCGTGTCAGATCTGTTGATTAGCCAAAAATGACCGGTAAATCACTACTTAACTTTGTATATGCAGCATTTATATAAACTAGCATTGCTTATATTAAAGCGGGAAAGGAACGCATTGTTTATATAGTTCGTATTAGTTATAGCTATTATTTTCGCTACAGGGCGGACGCTTTCCGCCGGGTGAGCGATGAGCCATCGCCGACGCTACGCGTTCGCCTGCGATTGCTCATCTGTCTCACTCATCCGGCTGGAGTCGCGCCCTTTCGCTACAATCCCATAGGGCCTTGCTGTCTAATCAGTATATATGCTCTTATTAACGGAGAAATACTTCCGCTTGAACGAATTTTAGTGGATGCTATCTATTTCTTTTTAGTTCCAAGATTAATTTTAAAATGCTTTTTAGAATTCAAGAATTGCATAACCAAGTGCACTTATTAAAATTTTATAGAACTACGGGACCAATTTTTATTCATCCGAGACTAATTGGAAGGCACTGAAAAAATAGCGTGGTATGAAGCTATAAATTAAGCTACCCTCAATAAATGAGATTCAAATAGAAATTTTTACAAAACACCACAATTACAAAAAGGGAAAAGCTAGAACAGCTTTTCCCTTTTTTTCTGTATTCATTTGCAATACAAACTCTTTTAGTCTTCTTCAGCTATTCTAAATGCTGCAGATACTTTTTCGAATTCCTCGTCACTCTCGATCATGGATAATTCCTCGTCGTCTTCCACTCGGAAAAAGAAAATGTCAATATCCTCTTCCGATTCTCCTTCGATATCGTCTACAAAGCTAACAGCAGCATATTCGTTGTCCTCAACAGTTAACAGACCTAGTACTTCCATTTCCTGCTCTTGATCGTTTTCGTCTAGTACAGTAAAAATTTCGCCAACTTCTACTTTTCCTGTATTTTCTTCCATTCCAAATTCCTCCTTTGATAAATTCTTTTAGCTCTCTAATTCAACTTACATTCAATTATCTAACATATGAGACCTTTTAGCAAAAGTTAAACGAGACCAGAGCCATGTGGAACTTTGAAAATGCATCCACGATAGGAAAACAACTATTCATTAAGCCTATTTTTAATATCCAGCGAAACTTTTTTAAAAGCTTTTTTAGACCCCCTTTCCATATCATGTTGGAATTTTCGTTCTTCATAACTAAGAAATAAAGAATTTAAATCATATCCTTTTGGATATAAATCGATTGCTTTTCCTTCAAGTTCCAATCTCTTTGCATTTACCTTAATTATTTCATTTTTGTAGAACACTAAAATGTTATTAAGACTATCCTTTTTCGCATAAACAATTCCAAAGTCATCTTGTTCAGTTAATTTCACTCTGTCTCCCACTTCGAATTCATAAGTTGTAACTTCTTGAATAGTAGGTTGTACTGGCTTTCTTATTTTACTTTCTTTCACGAGTTCTAAATCATAGTTTTTATTTTCTATATAGTGCTGTGCTTTTTGCAGTACCTTTTCACGTAAATTCATTTTCCTAGAGATCCATAGAGCATTGCTGTCTCCTGACTTACCAATTAAAAGTTTATACATTGGCTCCAATTCTTCACTGTTGAATTGCATCGCGGCATTCAT
The nucleotide sequence above comes from Psychrobacillus glaciei. Encoded proteins:
- a CDS encoding YcdB/YcdC domain-containing protein; the protein is MVNLKKVGFTLSSSVLTLGMLSSIAYASPTGNETPQKIQIQVAATEKVYTKNDLIKKFQALFPKQFDYLTASDFQMGTGYYYYDDKEVRYNLSFNKLLNGKSLYGSVGFVGENLEIESFYFQPTNEKDALFPAKVSKEEARKIADQFMQKFIADQEYQLETDSFDYYPQQILTEPIRYNFSFTRTKNKVPISDQRIEITVLGNGEVTNFYMSPYKRSATFEATKQLIDKDKLLKKAKDNLAVELQYQLDMDYRTGERRVKLVYQPSSKTQGIQASTGKWLTSNGYLEESPKKTKLEKISAKPIPPKHKGVILEEAKKIAEKFIQSKSKSNKIKLTINAIDEVQNYNGQNIIRVDYMYDYANGGHGTSLEINKSTGEITQYYDITRDILQQNGEKPSKEKLLTQKEALAQAVKYVKEMIPSYLHNYALPVDDAYFDEMQQSYQFSFPRVVNGVMVIGEQINVGIAGDGSLNNLYINYQEIEKWPSIDKVISEKDALAKLKESLSLKITYLKPMQDKKNQYDLIYVPVFNENSFSFLDATTGEWNSLDNGKSPAAISHPWAEEELNYLISAKILDVKDTKKFNGDAAVSKGEALKVLLNSLTYFYEGMYYSNNENKKQTFDNIDPKHPLYQAIERAVDMGVIKPNSKNFDVDNPITREELAAWYIRVLGQEQSAKYSNIYKLDFADANKVQKEYTGYVAIANSIGLFKMDNNQFKPSQEVTYAELAVSTILLAHEISENRNAFRY
- a CDS encoding DUF1292 domain-containing protein, yielding MLEKMGSIEVGDILSVMDRDNQKQKIEVIGLLTIEDKEYAAFAFADDGQEKNEKEVGVFFYRNVDGGELAELETDEEYEKVSATFMEMLEAG
- a CDS encoding SIS domain-containing protein, with amino-acid sequence MAESFRKEGILQLFGCGHSHLLAQEAYYHAILRLVKMVIDAAHSNGKSVAIISSNAL
- a CDS encoding GntR family transcriptional regulator, which encodes MIDKNSHVPIYVQIQELLKQRILLGEYKVGENISSERELSEQLGVSRMTVRQSITNLVNTNLLYREKGRGTFVANPKREQSLHGLTSFTEDMKARGMKPSNKLIQFEKMIPSFDIAKDLQLEKREEVFYVVRIRYADEKPMAIERTFIPVKIFPELDEKKIMGSLYTLIETHRHQKIGNAIQEIEAAILSKEDSECLAMDDLTAGLIIKRTSFLIDGIPFELVRSIYRADRYKFISEINR
- the nagA gene encoding N-acetylglucosamine-6-phosphate deacetylase, which encodes MVKTILISNVRLVNHDQDFISDVFLEDGKIKKIGNNLLLDADQQIDGTSKEWILFPGFIDMHIHGSAGFDTMDATEETLRGMARSLLKEGTTSFLATTMTQQVNAIEDALVNVGRFESNVDEAELLGVHIEGPYISQKRVGAQPIEHVIEPSIEQFNRWQKLSGKRIKQITVAPEVTSGFKFVEAISDQGVVVSIGHSDATTEEVEKAVKLGAKQATHLFNQMSPFHHREPGVVGTVLIEEKIKTEIIVDFFHSHRNAVKMAYRLKHAEGIILITDAMRAKGLPYGDYDLGGQIVHVTEHGAHLPNGSLAGSILTMDQAVRNIRDVTGCSLQEIVLMSSGNAAKQLNLKNKGYIAEGLDADLVLMDRNLQVQKTICRGNIVFEK
- a CDS encoding DUF1292 domain-containing protein, which produces MEENTGKVEVGEIFTVLDENDQEQEMEVLGLLTVEDNEYAAVSFVDDIEGESEEDIDIFFFRVEDDEELSMIESDEEFEKVSAAFRIAEED